The nucleotide window TCGTTCCCTAAAATAACTCCATTACCTTTGGAAATACTCGTAAGAACTTTACTTGTCCAAACTTTCACCTCGTCAGTTCTGCCAGGTAAATGCCAaaaagcatggaaggaaagctgtcTCTACAATGAGAAGCTGCCTGAGGGCTCAGATTAGAGATGAGCTATAGATTGTGACTGCACTTTGGTGGTATTTTAGCAGAATTAGTAACACctcttccttctgtctttttctcAAAAGGTGGATTAATGGATATAGATTTTGGTCCTTGCTTCCGGATAGCCGAAGCTTTCTGAGTCTCCAGTCTCGCCTACTCAATCTCAGAAAGCTGGTCAAGCCCCAAAGgtgacctgtgggaaagccttttgGCTTTCCAGCCAAACACAGCATCATGAACcatgtataaaagaaaaatatcctagtcacttctctttcccttctcgATGTTTTCAGCACCACttccccatttccttctttttcttgtctctttctttaATCAAATTGTTTCAATTGTGAGCAGAATTATGTCAAATGAACAATTTTACCTTGTGTACATTTCACTTAAAACTTTGCATTTCACTTTCTGACAATGCAAATTAACAAGCATAGTACCTGGCATTCAgtgaaatattcaataaatggaatttttattGTCTTTGTTATTATCATGGAAAAATATTAGCTTTGTTATCAGAtgctttttgagaaataaaatgtcattaatCTGAATAATTATAGAGCAGGTAATTATTGTGGCTGAACaaaattatgtgtattttaattttaatttaatttttataactacACCATAAGATAACATTTTTTATTATCCTCTGTTACAAAATAAGTTAACTAAGGCAGAAAGAGGTTGATACATAGCAGAAGAAATTTTTGAAGCAGGGCACTCTGACTCCAACAGCTGTTTAACAATTCAATGCATTGGACATAATCCCAGttttacagagagaaaaacaagtcGTGGAGAAGATAAATAACTTGACCAGCTTCAGAAGTAGTTCAAAATCCTAAAATCTAAACTTGCCTGGTGGTGTCAAATTTCCTTTCTTAACCTTTCTTTTGTATTACAGGGAGTCAGAAGAGAGAATTTTCTTGTAGGCACCAAGGAAGTTCAGATAAAAAATTCTCATTGCCTGTGTTTTGCAGCTCCAAAGCCTGTTGTGTATTTGCAACATGGCTTAGTTGCATCTGCCAGTGATTGGATTTGCAATCTGCCCAACAACAGCTTGGCTTTCCTTCTGGCAGATGTTGGTTATGACGTGTGGCTGGGGAATAGCCGGGGAAATACTTTTTCCAGAAAACACTTGAAATTTTCACCCAAATCACCAGAATACTGGGCCTTCAGGTAAGAAGAACACTACTAATGACTAAAGTGTGTACATTACCTTTTTATATGGATGACTAGCCTTTTGAATTTTCCCTTTTGTCCAACTGCACATTGTGGAATCCACAAGATGGAAATAAACATACCTTCCTCTACCCAGGTTTTCTTCACAAGCTCTAAAGAAATGCCCTTACTATTGCATTGATAGTTGTTTTAAACACTCCACTTGGCCTGTGTGtatataagaaaggaaaaaaaaaatcaaaatgcaaaTTCCAGGACTATCACATTGTCAGTGTGCAGTCCAGAAATTTACATGGTATGCTTAATGAAGAGGAATAATGACACTGATCAAGATATGGGAACAGAAACAATGTTCTGGTTGAAAATCCTGAGAACCAGACATTCGTGCTAAGTCAAAATGAGCCAAGCACTTGAGCAGAGATGACACTCCAATGTTTATTCACTGAGGAGTGAAGGAACTCTGTCCTCCATAGACTGAGGGTGCTGAAATCTCTCCGTGGAGCCAGCCTGCCAGAAGTCCCTGGGGGTGCTGTCTGCCTTAGAAGTTAGGCCAGATGAGTCACTGAAGCAAAGCTGGCACTTGTAGGGAAGCTAAGAACCGTGCCTTGAAGGTCACTAAAGTTGCTTGTTCCTTGACCTCACTCCCGCCTCATTCCTGGAAGCCATTTGTCATTCCCTGATTCCACATCCCAGTGCAGTTGTGTCATAGCACCATTGCAAATAGCATCCTGATTCCCTAGATGAATGTTCTCCTGACTACACACAGGAGAGAAAGCCCCTGAGGCCTCTTCCCTGGAAATGTTGATTCAGTCTGTCTGGGCTGAGATCTGCAAGTCTCTTCACTTTTTGTTTGTAAAATAAGTATTCcaggtaatttttcttttcaaaggagtTTGGTAAATCTGCTATAGAATTAAGTGGAAAAGCCTTTGTAGATTGGAtaaaaaagcccctgatgctgggaaagatcaaaggcaaaaggagacgagggcagcagaggatgagatggttaggtagcatcactaactcaatggacagaaatctgagcaaactctgggagacagtagagaacaaaggagcctgacatgctgtagaccaaggggtcacaaagacatgacttagtgaccaaacaactaCAACAACTCTGCGGGATTTGTAAGTcagatttttcagtttcttaacaCAAAGTTACTCTTGGATCAAGACAAGATCCTCAGAAGATGCCTGACATCATATATTGATTCTAGTCTCATATTTAACAAAAGCTAAGCGTCTAGATTTGCAACGCATATGTTTAAGTATTACAAGCCTAACAATGAGATAGATTTTTTCtaactctgttttgttttgctttgctttttcctttggcAGTTTGGATGAGATGGCTAAATATGACCTTCCAGCCACAATCAATTTTATCATAGAGAAAACCAGAcaagagcaactctactacgtggGCCACTCCCAAGGCACCACCATTGGTGTGTTTGGGGCAGATGTGATCTGAGGGTGACAGAAGATTTTCTTCATATTCATGAAAGGGGTCAGGATTTCTTCCCTCTGTGCAGTCTCTAGCTTGGGAACTTTGAGTTGGAAAAACATCACATCTGGCTGTCTTTCTGAAGAGTAAATAAAGTGAGGATGACTAAGGGATTTTCCTGCCCCCTCAGGACTAAATTTGGAGATTAATGGATATGACTGTAAGAAAGTCAATTATTTAGTTCTTCGTTTGTGTACCCAACAAACACTTGCCAGACGCTGGGTTAGATACCAGGAAATCAAAGATAAATATGGTATACATCTTTCCCTTGAAGAGCTCACAGTCTAGTAAGGGAaactaaaaagaaagcaaagaattgcCAATCTCATTGATCATATGCCACAGTCAATGTGACTTTTAGTTCGTTCCCAGTGGGTGCTAAGGTAGGCTAGATGTGGATGGGCCATGTTGGCAGTGCCATAAGGCTCTCCATTCtcttttctgttgtcttttcAGCTAGAGACCTTGACAATGCTAACAGCATTTACACCAGACATTTGAGAGCATTATCATCCATATTCATAAATGGCTGAACTTAGAAATCCTTTCTAATGGTGATAATGCCATTAGAAACTCTACATGTATATAAAATCtaacttttgaaagaatttgaATCCTTTCTGTAATATTCTCTGTAAGTAGATTTGCATCCTTCAGGAACAGGAAACTCACTTTATTCTCAATTAGCCAGTTTCATCTTTGGAAATCTAAAAATCCTTGCCCCCAaagtgtctttgttttcttttttaatataactgCTTTTACTATCACTTAAAATGAGTTAAGTAAGAATTGTTCTAAATCCATGAATTAGtatcttctttcctttcagcTTTCATAGCATTCTCCACTAATCCAGAGCTGGCTAAAagaattaagatattttttgcatTGGCTCCAGTCACCACCTTGAAATACACCCAAAGTCCtatgaaaaaattaacaaatcttTCCAGAAAAGCAGTCAAGGTATGTGACAACTTTTCTCAGGTTTCAGTCTGTAGTAACTAAAACTAGCTCTATGTCTACTGGTTTCAAGAAAAGACAACTTGAGACATAAAGTTTTACCAAGTGGAtcggtggtaaagagcctgcctacaATGctgaagactcaggttcgatccctgggtcaggaagatcctctgaagaaggaaatggctaaccccaccagtattcttgcctggagaattccatggacagaggagcccagcaggctacagtcctcggggtcacacagagtctgacacaactgagcatctagaaagaataaaatagatgCTTGAGGTATACACGTAGGTTTACTGATGATACACAATTTTGCCAATTGAGTTCAAGATGCTCACTCTGATACCATTCTACTCTAccatcttcattttttatttagagGCTTCTCTCTCACATGATTCCTCAATCACAGATATAGCAAGAGCTGATTTGATTGATGGGCTGATTAATTggtttaatttgttgttgttcaattgctcggtcatgtccgactctttgtgaccccgtggactgcagtatgccaggcttccctgttcttcaccatcttctggagttttctcaaacgatgtccattgagtcaatgatgccatccaatcatctcatcctctgacatccccttttcctcctgccctcaatctttcccagcatcagggtcttttctaatgaatcagctcttcgcatcaggtggccaaagtattggagcttcagcttcagcgtcagtccttccaatgaatattcagggttgatttccttcagatttgatccccttgtagtccaagtgactctcaagagtcttctccagcaccatagttcaaaagcatcagtggtTTAATTTAGTAGGTTAAATTTCCCTCCCGTGCCCCCTAGTGTATCAAGGACAGCAAAATGTAGTATTTCAGACTGTATGGAGTCTGATGGCATGAATTTGAATCCTAGGTAGCTGGGTGAATTTGATCAAGACCTTAATTCTAGGAAATATGTTATTCATCTATTGAGTGAAGATAATAGTAGTCTCTACTCGTAGGGCTTCTCTGAGGATTAAGTGAGTACATACATGTAAATCTTTTACACATTGTCAGCCTTTAATAAATTCTAGCTATTGTTATTGTGGTCATGATTTCCGTAGAACACTAAAAGTCCAAAGTTGCCCACACTTCGTCAACTCTGTTTGTCAACTCCTCAAAACCTATGCAGTATCCTAGACCTCAGATAATTTCCGCTAGCTGCCAGCTAACTAAATGATTATTTGCTCAATGGAGAGAATTGTTCTATGTGAGTTGATGTGTTTTCCTGTTATGTAGTAATGTGGGCTTCTCCTGTGACAGACAGAAGGTGATTAGACTGTTTAGTGATTTCAATGAAAgcatataaaagtgaaagaattttTATAGAAGCCAGGAGTACTGATTGGTGAGAGATAAGCAAATTAGCCCAGAGTGGTTTAATTCCATACCTAAACAACTAAGAAAGACCGTAGCAGCAAAACTATGATAACAATGTGAAAAATGCTCACAGATCCTTCGTAGTACATGCGCGTCTTTTACCACAGATATTTCAGTCCAACCCGGTCCTACATTATCAGGCAAACAGCACCAGACTTCTTGTTAAATTATTTCAGCATTCCCACAGTTAAGAGATATTTTGAGATGGTGGGATCTTCACTTTCTCAATTTGCACAACTCTACTTCAACTTTCAATATGTTTTGACCTACCTATAGTGTAGTGCAGTTCAactgaattttgtaaaaaaaaaaaaaagaaaagaaaagataacctAGGAACTACTGTTTCAAAAGCATGGCACCAGGAAACAGCTATGCCTATAAAGCTACTTTTCAGCCAGTTGGCATGACTGGAAATTAGGGTACATGTGTGAATGGTGGAAGACTTGACCAAGAAGAGAATAACAGACAGTTCATAGAAAGCAGCTATGTCATGTTAAAGAGTTTTGTTCTGTTGGTGATGGGAAGTCATAGAAGAATGCTGAACAGAGAAATGGATCGGTCAGTTTTGTAGTTTTAGAAATATTACCCATAAGGTGCTTTAACTCCAATAGAGAAGCTACCACATGTGACTAACTCACTAATTCCTAATAGAAATTCCAGCAAAATCATAATGATAGATCAAAGAAATTGCCAGACAAACTCAGAGAAAATGTTTCTAGTCATTGAAATCACAGAAGACTTCCTGGATGGCATTTCTGAGTTTGGGCTAAAGGACAAGGTTTCAATTGACAATGTCTTGTAGAAAGTCTTTCCAAACTAAGAGGGAAACCTGAGTACCATTGAAGGGGTGAAGCTCAAGCCATGTGAAATCACATGTAATTGACTTTATTTAGCTTTAAATTTGTGAAAGGTATGAGAAATAATATTGGAAATATATGAATAGATTCTGTAGGAAATGTAGGAATATTGGAAATGTGGATTTAAATGCCAAGTTAAGAAGCTTAgatatattagatatatattaGATATATGGTGGGTGATCATGGAAGGTATTTACACAAAGGAGTGACATGCATAATGctctttttagaaaaattctCTTGGGGACCAAATGGAAGTAAATGAGAGTAAAAGATATAAGGGCAAAAGATGAAGGTAATGGTTATAGAATTATTGTTACTCTTCAGCTGAGAAACCGAGCCAGGGTtgtccaaaaagaagaaaaactttatAGGATTTGACAATGAAATGATAGGCATGGTATAAACTTTTAGAGAGTCAAGATTTTTGgtgttgttgtttcttttccctctcttttcctctcctatTAGCCAAATGTTGGTCTTCCAGTTTTTCTCATCAatagttgctctgtaaatagttcTAATTTTAGTGTGCCTGTGGGGCAGATGAGCTTAGGGTCTTTCCACTCTACCACTTTGCCTACTTTGCACTAGGTGTATTTTACATGTGATCTATTATCTACACAGAAATTCTTAGTGCacattgattttctattttatagttgaggaaatCCAGGATAATAGAAAACTAAATATGAGACAGTTTAGAATCAAACCAAGATATCACTGACCCTAAAGCCTTGCCAATATCCTATGGAGGCTAGTTTTTTAGGGGATGCTCCATAAAACACTTCAACTAAAGGATCTTGGAAGAAAAAGCTTCAAGAGGTGAGTTGGGAGGACTATAAAGACAAAGTTTAATGGGCTTTGTGGTTTCACTGAGGACTAGTAGTGAGCAGATGTCATACATGTCCAGTGCTTGACTGAATTACCACTCGTTTTCCACTTGACATTCACATCCATAAAAGTTGATGGCGTCTTAAATCGATCTTGCAGGTATTACTCGGTGACAAGATGTTCTCTCCTCACACATTTTTTGACCAATTCATTGCCACCAAGGTATGCAACCGGAAGATATTTCGTCGTATTTGCAGcaactttttatttactttgagCGGATTTGATCCCAAAAACTTAAACATGGTACGTGTAA belongs to Capricornis sumatraensis isolate serow.1 chromosome 23, serow.2, whole genome shotgun sequence and includes:
- the LIPK gene encoding lipase member K isoform X1, whose protein sequence is MWQLLAATCWMLLGPVYGCHKKGSTTNPEANMNISQIISYWGYPYETYDVVTEDGYILGIYRIPHGRGCPKTAPKPVVYLQHGLVASASDWICNLPNNSLAFLLADVGYDVWLGNSRGNTFSRKHLKFSPKSPEYWAFSLDEMAKYDLPATINFIIEKTRQEQLYYVGHSQGTTIAFIAFSTNPELAKRIKIFFALAPVTTLKYTQSPMKKLTNLSRKAVKVLLGDKMFSPHTFFDQFIATKVCNRKIFRRICSNFLFTLSGFDPKNLNMSRLDVYFAQSSAGTSVQTMLHWAQAVNSGLFQAFDWGNPDQNMKHFHQLTPPLYNVSNMEVPTAVWSGGQDCVADLKDIENLLPTITKLIYYKLIPHYNHVDFYLGQDAPVEIYQDLIRMMEEWL